In Scophthalmus maximus strain ysfricsl-2021 chromosome 5, ASM2237912v1, whole genome shotgun sequence, a single window of DNA contains:
- the sacm1la gene encoding phosphatidylinositol-3-phosphatase SAC1-A, protein MATAYERYNLHTTPEKFFIEACDEGVDAVLAIDRVSNEMTLTGKKDVPPLAVTRPICGFMGTIRLVAGMYLIVITRKRNVGSLLGHAVWKAVDFDVISYKKTVLHLSEIQLQENKTFLSMINNVLTTDGFYFCTDYDLTHTLQRLANTSPDFQEMSLLERADQRFVWNGNLLRELAAQPELHKFGLPVVHGFIVMKPCRINGKIFEWILISRRSCFRAGVRYYVRGIDSEGHAANFVETEQIVLYEGAKASFIQTRGSMPFYWSQRPNLKYKPKPVISKTTNHMDGFQRHFDSQLLIYGKQTILNLVNQKGSEKPLEQAFAKMMSGMNNGMLNYIAFDFHKECSHMRWDRLQILVDTVTETQDEYCYFMVNSDGKTLAQQRGVFRSNCMDCLDRTNVIQSLLARRSLQSQLQRMGVLNVGQQVEEQAEFEKIYKNAWADNANACAVQYAGTGALKTDFTRTGKRTRWGLLMDGWNSMIRYYKNNFSDGFRQDSIDLFLGNFAVDESDGPTPLRVQKDWKFLTLPIIMLVAFSMCIVCLLMAGDTWTETLAYVMFWGAASAITATIILFNGQDFVDAPKLVHKEKMD, encoded by the exons GCACACCACCCCAGAGAAGTTCTTCATCGAGGCCTGTGATGAAGGAGTTGATGCTGTGCTGGCAATCGACAGGGTCTCAAATGAGATGACCCTCACAG GTAAAAAGGATGTTCCTCCGTTGGCTGTCACCAGGCCTATATGTGGCTTCATGGGAACCATTCGCCTAGTTGCAG GTATGTACCTGATCGTCATCACTAGGAAGAGGAATGTGGGCAGCCTCCTAGGTCATGCTGTGTGGAAGGCTGTGGACTTTGACGTCATCTCTTACAAGAAGACAGTGCTGCACCTCTCAGAGATCCAG ttACAGGAGAATAAGACCTTCCTGTCAATGATTAACAATGTGCTGACGACAGACGGCTTCTACTTCTGTACTGACTACGACctgacacacactctgcagcgGCTCGCCAACACCAGCCCTGACTTCCAAGAGATGAGCCTGCTGGAGAGG gCAGATCAGAGGTTTGTGTGGAACGGGAACCTCCTGAGAGAACTGGCTGCACAGCCAGAG CTGCATAAGTTTGGACTTCCTGTTGTCCATGGAT TCATTGTCATGAAGCCATGTCGTATAAATGGGAAGATCTTTGAATGGATCCTTATATCCAGGAGAAGCTGCTTCCGGGCTGGTGTCAGATACTACGTTAGAG GTATTGACTCTGAAGGCCATGCTGCTAACTTTGTGGAGACTGAGCAGATAGTATTGTATGAGGGAGCAAAGGCTTCATTTATCCAG ACGCGAGGCTCCATGCCATTTTACTGGAGTCAGAGGCCCAACCTCAAATACAAGCCTAAACCTGTAATCAGCAAAACCACCAATCAC ATGGATGGTTTCCAGAGGCATTTTGACTCTCAGCTCCTCATCTATGGGAAACAAACCATACTCAACCTG gtgAATCAGAAGGGCTCAGAGAAGCCACTTGAACAGGCCTTTGCCAAAATGATGTCAGGCATGAACAATGGTATGCTCAA TTACATAGCTTTCGACTTCCACAAAGAGTGCAGCCACATGCGATGGGACCGTCTGCAGATCTTAGTGGATACTGTCACTGAGACACAAGACGAATACTG cTACTTCATGGTGAACTCTGATGGGAAGACGTTGGCCCAGCAGAGAGGAGTCTTCCGCAGTAACTGCATGGACTGCCTGGACCGGACCAATGTCATCCAGAGTCTACTGGCCCGACGCTCTCTACAGTCTCAGCTCCAG AGGATGGGCGTCTTGAATGTGGGCCAGCAGGTTGAAGAGCAGGCTGAGTTTGAAAAGATCTACAAGAATG CATGGGCTGACAATGCCAATGCTTGCGCTGTACAGTACGCAGGAACTGGAGCCTTAAAAACAGACTTCACAAG GACTGGGAAGAGGACCAGATGGGGGCTTCTGATGGATGGCTGGAACTCCATGATCCGCTACtacaaaaacaacttctctgATGGATTCAGACAG GATTCCATTGACCTGTTTCTGGGTAACTTTGCTGTTGATGAATCAGACGGACCCACTCCCCTTCGTGTGCAGAAGGACTGGAAGTTCCTCACG CTGCCCATCATTATGCTGGTGGCATTTTCCATGTGCATCGTGTGTCTTCTCATGGCTG GTGACACCTGGACGGAGACGCTGGCTTACGTGATGTTCTGGGGGGCTGCTAGTGCCATTACAGCCACTATCATCTTGTTTAACGGCCAGGACTTTGTGGACGCCCCCAAGCTGGTTCACAAGGAGAAGATGgactga